DNA sequence from the Hemibagrus wyckioides isolate EC202008001 linkage group LG20, SWU_Hwy_1.0, whole genome shotgun sequence genome:
acactcactcagtcggtcacacacacacactcactcagtcggtcacacacacacactcactcagtcggtcacacacacacactcactcagtcggtcacacacacacactcactcagtcggtcacacacacacacacactcactcagtcggtcacacacacacactcactcagtcggtcacacacacacactcactcagtcggtcacacacacacactcactcagtcggtcacacacactcactcagtcagtcggtcacacacacacactcactcactcagtcagtcacacacacacactcactcactcagtcacacacacacactcactcagtcagtcagtcacacacacacactcactcactcagtcagtcacacacacacactcactcagtcagtcacacacacacactcactcagtcagtcacacacacacactcactcagtcagtcacacacactcactcactcagtcacacacacacactcactcagtcacacacacacactcactcagtcagtcacacacacacactcactcagtcacacacacacactcactcagtcacacacacacactcactcagtcacacacacacacactcactcagtcggtcacacacacacactcactcagtcagtcacacacacacactcactcagtcagtcagtcacacacacacactcactcagtcagtcagtcacacacacacacactcactcagtcagtcagtcacacacacacactcactcagtcagtcacacacactcactcactcagtcacacacacacactcactcagtcagtcagtcacacacacacactcactcagtcggtcagtcacacacacacactcactcagtcggtcagtcacacacacacactcactcagtcggtcagtcacacacacacactcactcagtcggtcagtcacacacacacactcactcagtcggtcagtcacacacacacactcactcagtcggtcagtcacacacacacactcactcagtcggtcagtcacacacacacacactcagtcggtcagtcacacacacacactcactcagtcggtcacacacacactcactcagtcggtcacacacacacactcactcagtcggtcacacacacacacacactcactcagtcggtcacacacacacactcactcactcagtcggtcacacacacacactcactcactcagtcagtcacacacacacactcactcagtcagtcacacacacactcactcagtcagtcacacacacactcactcagtcagtcacacacacactcactcagtcagtcacacacacacactcactcactcagtcagtcacacacacacactcagtcagtcacacacacacactcactcagtcagtcacacacacacactcagtcggtcacacacacactcactcagtcggtcacacacacacactcactcactcagtcagtcacacacacacacacactcactcagtcggtcacacacacacactcactcagtcggtcacacacacacactcactcagtcggtcacacacacacactcactcagtcggtcacacacacacactcactcagtcggtcacacacacacactcactcagtcggtcacacacacacactcactcagtcggtcacacacacacactcactcagtcggtcacacacacacactcactcagtcggtcacacacacacactcactcagtcggtcacacacacacactcactcagtcacacacacacacactcactcagtcggtcacacacacacattcactcagtcggtcacacacacacacagtcacacacacacacacacacacacacagtcacacacacacacacacacagtcacacacacacacacacacacagtcacacacacacacacacacacacactcactcagtcggtcacacacacacactcagtcagtcggtcacacacacacactcagtcagtcggtcacacacacacactcagtcagtcacacacacacactcactcagtcagtcacacacacacactcactcagtcacacacacacacacacactcagtcagtcacacacacacacacacacactcagtcacacacacacacacacacacactcagtcacacacacacacacactcagtcacacacacacactcagtcacacacacacacacacacacacacacacactcagtcacacacacacacactcagtcacacacacacacactcagtcacacacacacacactcagtcacacacacacacacacacactcagtcacacacacacacacacactcagtcacacacacacactcagtcacacacacacactcagtcacacacacactcagtcacacacacacacacactcagtcacacacacacacacacacactcagtcacacacacacacagtcacagtcacacagtcacacacacacacacacagtcacacacacacacacacacagtcacacacacacacacacacacacacacagtcacacacacacacacacacacagtcacacacacacacacacacacactcagtcacacacacacacacacactcagtcacacacacacacacactcagtcacacacacacacacacactcagtcacacacacacacacactcagtcacacacacacacacactcagtcacacacacacacacactcagtcacacacacacacacactcagtcagtcacacacacacacacactcactcagtcacacacacacacactcactcagtcacacacacacacacactcactcagtcacacacacacacacactcagtcacacacacacacacactcagtcacacacacacacacactcagtcacacacacacacacacacactcagtcacacacacacacacacactcagtcacacacacacacacactcactcagtcacacacacacacacactcactcagtcacacacacacacacactcactcagtcacacacacacacactctcactcagtcacacacacacacactcactcagtcacacacacacacactctcactcagtcacacacacacacactcactcagtcacacacacacacactcactcagtcacacacacacacactctcactcagtcacacacacacacactctcactcagtcacacacacacactctcactcagtcacacacacacactctcactcagtcacacacacacacactctcactcagtcacacacacacacactctcactcagtcacacacacactcactcagtcagtcacacacacacactcactcactcagtcagtcacacacacacactctcactcagtcagtcacacacacacactctcactcagtcagtcacacacacacactctcactcagtcagtcacacacacacactctcactcagtcagtcacacacacacacacacacactcactcagtcacacacacacacacacactcactcagtcagtcacacacacacactcactcagtcagtcacacacactcactcagtcacacacacacactcactcactcagtcacacacacacactcactcactcagtcacacacacacacactctctctcagtcacacacacacacactctcactcagtcacacacacacacactctcactcactcagtcacacacacacactctcactcagtcacacacacacacactctcactcactcagtcacacacacacacacacacacacactcactcagtcacacacacacacactctctctcagtcacacacacacacactctcactcagtcacacacacactcactcactcagtcagtcagtcacacacacacacacacactcactcactcagtcagtcacacacacacacacacacacacacactcactcagtcagtcacacacacacacactcactcagtcagtcacacacacacacactcactcagtcagtcacacacacacacactctcactcagtcagtcacacacacacactctcactcagtcagtcacacacacacacacacacactcactcagtcacacacacacacacactctcactcactcagtcacacacacacacacacacactcactcagtcacacacacacacactctctctcagtcacacacacacacactctcactcagtcacacaaacacacacacacacacacacactcacacatgatGTTTGTGTATACATCACTCACCGTGATACCACCACTTTGTCTTCTTTGGGTTCTTGTTACACGTTCGTACGTAGAAGGAGTTATCAGGTGGACGACGCTACAGACAGAGAGCGTAAGTTGGTCAACATACTAACCTCTGGTTACCATAGTTACAGCAATGCCATTCGCTCACCTCTCCTGCCTGGTAACCATTAGTAGACAGTAGTATTACTCAGGTGCATCGAGCATATCGCAAGCACAGCGATGACAATGTTACCCGCTTATATCTATTGTGCGGTAACCATGGAGACAGCATTGCTTTTCTCGTCTGCGGTAACCATGGTAACATCAATGCTAGAGTCTCACCAGGATGTTGCTGTTATTGAAcactctgtgttttatttcagtaaaataGAAACTTGGATCAGGTGATGAAGTTTTTTCACCTCATTTATAAAATTCTAATTGTTAATAAAATTCTGCCATAACTAATTAAACCtatgccaaaaaaaaccccaaaaaacttTGAGTGACCACTAGAGGGCGCAATGGGATGATGCTTTTTGATCTCACACAATGACTCTAGGCAGTCTAAGAGtaaattctttttgttttgtttaaaaaaaaaaatgaggaaagTCTGGAGTCTCGAGTTCTTCCCATTCCTGACCGAACCAGTTTATACCAGTTACATGCTCTAGGAGAACGCAGGTCCATCCTGTCTGACGAGCCACGGCAGTGACGATGGCGTCTAACATGCTGTTCAGTTCATATTTTTATCTACATGTGAGACTGACCTTCTCTTTACAGCTGGACAACATGCTGATGATGCTAAGGCACACGGACTGGACGGACAGAGCCGGACTCCAGTCCTCCGTtaaaatggacagacagatatgtCCGTTGCTGTAGACGTGCGGATGGACCGGAATGTTCTCGCCGGTAAACATGACCTGTATGACAGAGGGAACAGAAGTGGAGATAAAGGTCATTGGAGGATGTGATGGGAAAACCCTGTGCACTCGGTCGCTCCCGAGGTTCACCTGAGGAGAGTCGAAGGGGTATCTGCTGCTGAACTTAAAGAGGAGCTGGAACTTCTCGCCCTCGTACAGGGTTCCAGAAGCACCCTCCATATCGATAAACCACCTGGACACAAGACACCAGTGAGACGATTAAACACACTCATCCCTGccctctgggtgtgtgtgtgtgtgtgaagcaattctgtaataaaataaaatgaaagcacCTACTCTGTGATCGTGTTCTGAACGCTCCGTTCATTCAGAGTCATTCCTGGAGGTGGATCGTTCTGCAAAGCCAACAGTTCCTTCTGTAACCTTTTCTAGAACGAGAAACAaacagtgcaaaagtttgtacaccccgTCACTCTGCTTTACAGCAGCCGAGTCTCAGCCTAGGGTACAGCTCTAATAAGTTAATGCACCCCTTCCACCTGCTCTGGTTAATTGATTTAACGGTCTCCTCATTAACGCGTCTTAAACACTTTGTTAGGTCTTATTTACAGACATAAGAACTGATATAATCACTATTTCTAAAAGCATCTCTGGAAAACGTATTTTATACATAACAAAACAAGTCTGGAATCATTCTTCATACAActgttctattattattattattattgacacacacagctgtaatcTAAAGGagctgatgtttattattttaattctttctACAACAGTTGAATACATTAAAAAAGATGAGTCGATATCCAAAACAACTCAAAACAGGCTGCTAGCTAAAGTCTTTAAAGTATCCGCTAGCATTTCTAACAGAAAAACCTCATGATTAGGGTCAGGAGAGATAAATATTCCCCAATCTCGTCTGAACTGTTTTGGTTTAAAGGTAATGCTAAAGCTAAAGCTACACACTCGACTAGCTAACACAGGAATTGCCAGGAATAGCTCATTGAATATTCGTGATTTTCGAAGTCTATTCATAAATAACGATTTAACAGACACATCCTGTATGAAGTAATCTGCCTGAAATCATAACTGCTAGCGATATTCATTAAAATCTCCCCTCAGAACCACTGAATTAAGAGGATTTGTTTACTGTAGTTCTGCTACTCACCTGCATCGACGCCATGTTGGAACTCCCCAAGTTCAGGACGCGTTAGTTCTCTACCCACATCCGTATTCTGACAAGTCCCGCCTTCTGCACTACAATTGGCTAGTTTAAGCTGAACCCTGCTTCTAGATTGGCTAACTGTATCCCAGTCCTGCACTACGATTGGTTAGTTAAGTGAATGCGGCTAATAAGGGATCTTTTCTTTCCAAACTAATTACAGTGTAGATTGAGCTAGGTCTGTGCACGAGcaatacaaaatatttacatttactaaACATAGTGCTAAAAAAGTCTAAAAACTCGGTTGCACAAAGAGAAcactttattactattattatggTGATAGTTTAAGAACTAATGTAGgtcttttttgtgtttaaagacCGCCATTGGCTCTTGATGCAGgtcttccttgtaccctgagagatggtggaacgAGCCGAGTGTCATCCACATAGCCCATGTAAGGATATgactcatcttcatcctcaggAAGATGAGGACTCATGACAGTTTGTCTGATCTAGTTGCTTAGATCTTCTCAGCACCCACCAAAAGGGCGTCTCTGTGAGATGTGCTGCTTGGAAGAGTCAGACTCTCCTGTTCTACCATGAAAAACTCATTTCATGAAACCTGTCTGAGGTGACCTTCGCTTTGTGACATGGCGAATTCTCACGTAAGAACGGCAGTACAGGGTCAACTACAACACTTCAATAGGCCATGGTATTCACACCATGACTGTTTGGTATTAACAGCCTAAAGTGCACCAATAAAACAtcccccacaccattacaccacctccaccagcctggactgttcaCACAGCAGGATGGGACCAGACTACATCTTTTCATTCTTCAAGTGGCCAGTATTGGTGAGCCTGtacccactgcagcctcagctttctatTTCTGTATAACAGAAGAGGAACGCAACACGATCTTCTGCTgttagctcatccacctcagggTTCCTCACTGAGaggcttttctgctcaccacaattgtacAAAGTAATTATCTGAATCCGAGGCCATTCTCTGTTAATCGCTCTTGTCAAAGAGGAGGTTCTGCAGAACTGCTCACTGGAAGTTTTTCTTTACTGCACCACTCTGAATTAGAgcattgtgtgtgaaaatcccagatcagATGTTTCTGAAAAACTCAATCCAGCCATTTGGTATTTACAAGCATGCCATGCTCAAAACCACTGAACTTAGACATTTCCCTCattgtgatgtttgatgtgaacattacaaTAAATATCTGTAGGATTTGATGCATTGTGTTGACACATGATTgtctgttcctaataaagtgtcctTAATAAAGAGCTCTGTGAGGGTCTTTCAGCTCTTAGAGAACTTGTATGCACTGATATCTTatgataaaagaaaacatgttttaaatgtactttattaTCTTCCTGTGAAGACCGTATGAAGATGATATTCTgaaacactcacactgtcatCACATGAATTCTCTTATTAATGCTCATTAATTATTCATGAATATTCCCAGCTCTTTTGgaaaacacatttataaatTCTTCTTTAAGGTATAgacaataattaaattatttttattgaaggGGAATAGCAGTTCACATCAGTTTATTAGTAGAGGAAGGTAAACAGACTCAGCATGCTGTCTGCTTAACCACTTCCTCACGAGGGATTTCTGTGGCATGAACAAAACTAATACTGTGGGAACTAAAAATCACACAACACGTCCCTCTGCCACACATTTAGAATAGTTTAGTTTACTGTTTTATGAACTTGCATCTGCAAGGCGTGTGCGTTTAACAATCTAAGAAGTTTGCAGCCATGAGCAGTTCCAGGGCGATTTCCGGTGCGATGGGGAACTCTGGGATTTCTGTGGAGCTGTTGGTGTATCGGACTTTGTAGGTGAAATACATGCAGACTTTGGAGAGGACGTGAGATGGGATTTCTCTGAAATTCACTTCATTCGTTTCGTTTTCAGCAAACTGAcctggaaagaaaaaagggatTATGTAAATTTAAAGTGAaccctgatgatctcctcatcatggcacctgttagtgggtgggatatatcaggcagcaggtgaacattttgtcctcaaagttgatgttagaagcaggaaaaatggacaaatgtaaggatttgagcgagtttgaccaaaagggccaaaatgtgatggctagaccactggatcagaacatctccaaaactgcagctcttgtggggtgttcccggtctgcagtggtcagtatctatcaaaagtatccttttagtcctgtaagttgcaagatAAAGGATCTAAAGTTGTgacataaaggatctgctgccaacatcttggtgccagataccacatcacaccttcagggatctagtggagtccatgcctctgtTTATGTATCATGTTGCTTTTTTCACTTTGTATcttggatctgtgtgtgtgtgtgtgtgtgtgtgtgtgtgtgtgtgtgtgtgtgtgtgtgtgtgtgtgtgtgtgtgtgctcacctgGGCCGCTCAGCATGGCTTTGATGGTTCCTGATGTCAGTGCGTGTTCTCTCTTCACAATGAACTCGTGGCCATCAGAGGAGATTAGTTTGACGTACATGGCATCGGGACCTTCACAGCCACCGTACGTCTTCTCTTCACAGtctgaaaaacatcaccacGCTTTAAAACACTGAAGCCGAGTAACTCTCACAGCCTCGAGTTCAGCATTTTTCTACAGCAGCACGTCACCCAGCGTCACAAATAAGTACGCTTTTATGTAATAAACAATGTGctgtacttttatttaaatccatttgtagttagatttttttttttatagcagctataaccaGTAACCATCCTTTTCAGATCAGTTTTGTCAATCCCACAAACCACTAAATATCACACTAAAAAGAAAGCTTGTGAATGAGCTGTGACCACAGACGCATGTTTTTTAGCCCAATACACCTTTCAGACTGCGTGAAAACCTCCAGAGAGATCTCTTACCCATGTTCTGTTCTTCTGCTTCGTCGTCTTCTTCCCTGAAACACACGCAAGAAAAAGACAAGAAATATTTTcactaattaaaaacacaactaTTTAAAGCAGCATCTCTGATGTCTCCAAGAGAATGTTATAAGGACAAGATGACATTATATTACTTTcaccctctttctctgtttgttcttctttttaaatcttcttttaaaactttctttttattttcctccaccaaaatatgtctgtttttttctaatccTCTCCCTTGTTCTCTTCCTTTCCTCACACCAACATTTCTCACTTGTTCTTATCTTCTTTATTCTATTTAATTCCTCTTAGTAATATttcttcactctttctttcttttcctttcatcCCTCCCTCCGTTTTTAAGCACGTGCcgtagattttttttccttcaggaaa
Encoded proteins:
- the ube2wa gene encoding probable ubiquitin-conjugating enzyme E2 W-A, with the protein product MASMQKRLQKELLALQNDPPPGMTLNERSVQNTITEWFIDMEGASGTLYEGEKFQLLFKFSSRYPFDSPQVMFTGENIPVHPHVYSNGHICLSILTEDWSPALSVQSVCLSIISMLSSCKEKRRPPDNSFYVRTCNKNPKKTKWWYHDDTC
- the elocb gene encoding elongin C paralog b, which gives rise to MDCEEKTYGGCEGPDAMYVKLISSDGHEFIVKREHALTSGTIKAMLSGPGQFAENETNEVNFREIPSHVLSKVCMYFTYKVRYTNSSTEIPEFPIAPEIALELLMAANFLDC